A window from Gasterosteus aculeatus chromosome 14, fGasAcu3.hap1.1, whole genome shotgun sequence encodes these proteins:
- the camsap1a gene encoding calmodulin-regulated spectrin-associated protein 1a isoform X11 gives MEVEVSAGRDSTRRRAAPPPAAAAADDAGGGSMEAQVVPLELYDSARAKIEANLRWLFAKAYGTDHIPTDLHNPFYTDQYDQEHIKPPIIRLLLSGELYCRVCGLILHAEQAASLQSHQSVIQALSRKGLYVLETDDTPVSDLDLSSTPFKMSSHVHLIDALMMAYIVEMISIEKVVSSVKRFSNFSASKDLPFDLEDAMVFWINKVNIKMREIVEKELKMKQHLLESPSHQKPDILHELASCSWEPMEFFNMVRYRRDHLSGRALQHFPLLDDLLKDVCDGTALLAVIHFYCPELIRLEDICLKDVPSIADSMYNIQLLQEFSHEYLNKCFYLKPEDLLYSPRVLKNNIMVFIAELFWWFEIVKPDFVQPRDLHEIRDVRLLLQPKTSRSHVPISNVTKRSFLPSSNSADFLTTGPSPDLSNKPGSLSPSHPLLPLRQRQQKVAESTSVLRNRSNSLTRDGQHHGSILAWPERRQRPLSQQLPYALHCPLEDDADSISLARSISKDSLASNILSSTPKHMLGPQLPQQRLSGQSLLSHMRIEDEEEEIEEEELVAVIHPSVFSRCRLGSDMEQDELEIPSATSASGVSSSRCSPRLDVGPFPADHPADSYYLEPLMPSIPKPAKEKSISLNKEEESGESRCKGTAAARRAAVNAPSTSQRKAQASGSNRGSFTPIPVAESVTSSTRPPTEGSAGMRQSERKQPSGFFLHSSGDADCHAPPCTALDAGHDSDSDIADLEEDDEEDDLMELTKELARRGKGEFSEEGEVCEFGEGESAKLREDLKVSERDDKESGSGRSSPCLSTASWASSCSATCSTSVKMTSFAERKLLKLGLRDGFSSTSSSQKTTPDGSEVTPGSPWQMRSDSAPGWLGKEPISVLGKSLAASPPVVPSELLQLHMRLEEQRRAIEYQKKKMEALSARQRLKLGKAAFLNIVKKGGGKSDTLPLPLKHSQQSLELTDRSKLKTLSCRDDSCLDALKVQATAGQAEVGQMSRYNKLSQDNVAEPDLNECSHSIDLLNEAISSIQQQMMQLSFQQDLLMKRAVSSPEPPVKHAVSPPEPPLKRAASPEEHVESSSSPTPDTTAESTSSTSDPRAFAVHFVDISGSNVAPARRPPKLSSSQRTKTSEPRQSKENSKGASIKSCTQSPEGRGERSVAESSRPERNLQRNSTFRVRDEPDQRSAGEGTGCASDGALMSPSRAAEHEENTAADSGQDAVGGDENARVKGQLIEVDLSELKDPLADGSLEVPDCTAEGEQKSVIGFFFKDEEKAEDEMAKRRAAFLLRQQRKAEEARLRKQHHEVESELKRDETRRKAEEDRVRKEEEKARREIIKQEYLQRKQEALMEEQGLVKPRPRTKSRRSRPKSLHRAESNSLSKGSTTQLSCSHRGSTLSLATEADSVISGGAECRRAGSVCSMESFPTLSRASSRNLERDWENASIASSITSTEYNGPKLFKEPSSKSNKPIIINAIAHCCLAGKVNETQKNVILEELEKCESNHLIILFRDGGCQFRGIYSYSPDTEEIVKFTGTGPRCIGRKMIDKLYKYSSDRKQFNAIPAKSVSVSVDALTIHNQLWHVKRPGSARRK, from the exons atggaggtggaggtgagtgCTGGCAGGGACAGCACCCGGAGGAGAGCAGCACCAccaccggcagcagcagcagcagatgatgCGGGTGGAGGAAGCATGGAGGCTCAGGTCGTACCGCTGGAGCTCTACGACTCTGCCAGGGCCAAAATTGAGGCAAACCTCCGCTGGTTGTTCGCCAAAGCGTACGGTACAG ATCACATCCCCACGGACCTGCACAACCCCTTCTACACAGACCAGTACGACCAGGAGCACATCAAGCCCCCCATCATCCGCCTGCTGCTGTCTGGAGAGCTCTACTGCCGGGTGTGTGGGCTCATCCTGCACGCTGAGCAGGCCGCCTCCCTCCAAAGCCACCAGTCTGTCATCCAGGCCCTGTCCAGGAAAGGCCTCTACGTCCTGGAGACAGACGACACGCCCGTCTCCGATCTGGACCTCAGCTCGACTCCCTTCAAGATG AGCTCCCACGTCCACCTCATTGATGCCCTGATGATGGCCTATATAGTGGAGATGATCAGCATAGAGAAGGTGGTGTCCAGTGTCAAGCGTTTTTCCAACTTCAGTGCCTCCAAGGACTTGCCTTTCGACCTGGAAGACGCAATGGTCTTCTGGATCAACAAG GTGAACATAAAGATGAGGGAGATCGTGGAAAAAGAGCTGAAGATGAAGCAGCATTTGCTGGAGTCCCCCAGCCACCAGAAG CCTGATATATTGCATGAACTGGCTAGCTGCTCATGGGAGCCTATGGAATTCTTTAACATG GTACGTTACCGCAGAGATCACCTGTCCGGTCGGGCACTTCAGCACTTCCCTCTGCTGGACGACCTGCTGAAGGACGTGTGTGACGGCACGGCTCTGCTGGCTGTGATACACTTCTATTGCCCAGAACTCATTCGACTGGAAG ATATCTGTCTGAAGGATGTGCCCTCCATAGCAGACAGTATGTACAACATCCAGCTACTACAAGAGTTTTCTCATGAATACCTGAACAAATGCTTCTATCTGAAGCCCGAGGACCTGCTGTACTCTCCGAGAGTACTAAAG AATAACATCATGGTCTTCATTGCTGAGCTCTTCTGGTGGTTTGAGATCGTGAAGCCGGACTTTGTGCAGCCCAGGGACCTCCATGAAATCAGAGATG TGAGATTGCTGCTACAGCCCAAGACTTCAAGATCTCACGTCCCCATCTCCAACGTCACCAAACGTAGTTTCCTGCCATCATCAAACTCTGCTGACTTCTTGACCACGGGCCCGAGTCCCGACCTCAG CAATAAACCAGGCTCCCTAAGCCCATCTCACCCGTTACTGCCGctgagacagagacagcagAAGGTGGCCGAGAGCACCTCAG TGCTGAGGAATAGGTCCAACTCCCTCACTCGTGATGGCCAGCACCATGGCTCTATACTGGCCTGGccagagaggaggcagag GCCTTTATCCCAACAGTTGCCCTACGCTTTGCATTGTCCCCTGGAGGACGACGCAGACAGTATCAGCCTCGCACGCTCCATCAGCAAAGACAGCCTGGCCTCCAATATACTGAGCAGTACCCCCAAACACATGCTGGGTCCTCAACTGCCTCAACAACGGCTAAGTGGTCAAAGCCTGCTGAGTCACATGCGCAtcgaggacgaggaagaggaaataGAAGAGGAGGAACTCGTTGCTGTAATCCACCCATCTGTGTTTTCTCGATGTCGACTCGGGAGTGACATGGAGCAGGATGAGCTGGAGATCCCAAGTGCGACATCCGCCTCCGGGGTTTCCAGTAGTCGTTGCTCTCCCCGCCTCGACGTCGGCCCCTTTCCTGCCGACCACCCGGCAGATAGCTACTATCTGGAACCCCTGATGCCTTCCATCCCTAAGCCGGCCAAAGAGAAGAGCATCAGCCTgaacaaggaggaggagagtggcgAGAGTCGCTGTAAAGGGACCGCAGCTGCTAGGAGAGCCGCCGTTAATGCCCCGAGCACCTCACAGAGGAAAGCCCAGGCGTCTGGGTCAAACAGAGGCAGCTTTACCCCCATACCTGTGGCGGAATCAGTCACCAGCTCCACCAGGCCACCCACGGAGGGGTCGGCAGGGATGCGTCAGTCCGAGAGGAAGCAGCCGTCGGGCTTTTTCCTCCATTCGTCGGGAGATGCCGACTGCCACGCTCCTCCCTGCACTGCGCTGGATGCAGGGCACGACTCTGACTCCGACATCGCAGACCtcgaggaggacgacgaggaggacgacCTAATGGAGCTGACCAAAGAACTCGCgaggaggggaaagggagagttctcagaggagggagaggtgtgTGAATTTGGAGAGGGCGAGTCGGCCAAACTGAGGGAAGACTTGAAGGTAAGCGAGCGAGACGACAAGGAAAGCGGCAGCGGGCGCTCAAGCCCGTGCCTCAGCACCGCATCGTgggcgagcagctgcagcgccACGTGCAGCACCAGCGTCAAGATGACCAGCTTCGCCGAGAGGAAGCTCCTTAAACTGGGCCTGCGGGACGGATTCTCCAGCACCAGCAGTTCCCAGAAGACCACACCAGACGGGTCTGAGGTGACCCCCGGCTCCCCCTGGCAGATGAGGAGCGACAGCGCCCCCGGCTGGCTAGGAAAGGAGCCTATTTCGGTCTTGGGAAAGAGTTTGGCGGCGAGTCCCCCAGTTGTGCCttcagagctgctgcagcttcacatgCGGCTCGAGGAGCAAAGACGAGCCATCGAgtatcagaagaagaagatggaggccCTCTCGGCGCGGCAGCGGCTGAAGCTGGGGAAAGCTGCCTTCTTGAACATCgtgaagaagggtggagggaagAGCGACACACTTCCCCTGCCTCTGAAACACTCACAGCAATCCTTAGAGCTCACCGACAGGAGTAAACTAAAGACCCTGTCATGTAGGGACGACTCCTGTCTCGATGCTCTGAAGGTGCAGGCGACGGCGGGTCAAGCTGAGGTGGGACAGATGAGCAGGTACAACAAGCTGTCCCAGGATAACGTGGCGGAACCGGACTTGAATGAGTGTTCCCACTCCATAGATCTTCTCAATGAAGCTATTAGTTCCATCCAGCAGCAGATGATGCAGCTGTCCTTCCAGCAAGACCTGCTGATGAAGCGCGCCGTGTCGTCTCCGGAACCGCCCGTGAAGCACGCGGTGTCGCCTCCGGAGCCGCCGCTGAAGCGCGCAGCGTCACCTGAAGAACACGTGGAATCCAGCTCCAGCCCGACCCCCGACACGACAGCAGAATCAACATCCTCTACCTCAGACCCCAGAGCTTTTGCGGTTCACTTTGTGGATATTAGCGGCAGCAACGTCGCCCCGGCCCGACGCCCACCCAAGCTCAGCTCCAGCCAACGCACCAAGACCTCGGAGCCGAGACAAAGCAAAGAGAACAGCAAGGGGGCTTCTATCAAGTCGTGCACTCAATCCCCGgagggcagaggagagaggagtgtcGCTGAGAGCTCCAGACCGGAGAGAAACCTTCAGAGAAACAGCACCTTCAGAGTCCGCGATGAGCCCGACCAACGCAGCGCTGGAGAGGGGACTGGCTGCGCCTCGGACGGCGCATTGATGTCTCCCTCGCGGGCCGCGGAACACGAGGAGAACACGGCCGCCGACTCGGGGCAAGATGCCGTGGGTGGAGATGAGAATGCAAGGGTCAAGGGTCAGCTGATCGAGGTGGACCTGTCGGAGCTCAAGGATCCTCTGGCGGACGGCAGCCTGGAGGTTCCAGACTGCACGGCAGAGGGCGAGCAGAAGAGTGTGATAGGTTTCTTCTTTAAG GATGAGGAGAAAGCAGAGGATGAAATGGCAAAACGTCGTGCTGCCTTCCTCCTCAGGCAGCAACGCAAAGCTGAAGAGGCGAGACTACGCAAACAGCATCACGAAGTCGAGAGTGAGCTCAAACGTGACGAGACCAG GCGCAAGGCAGAAGAGGACCGTGTTcgcaaggaggaggagaaggcgagGCGAGAGATAATTAAGCAGGAATACCTGCAGAGGAAGCAAGAAGCCTTGATGGAGGAGCAAGGTCTCGTCAAGCCCCGCCCACGCACTAAATCACGCCGGAGCAGACCGAAATCCCTCCACCGCGCCGAGTCCAACAGCCTCTCCAAAGGATCCACCACAC AGCTGAGCTGCAGCCATCGAGGATCAACGCTCTCCTTGGCGACTGAGGCCGACAGCGTCATCTCTGGAGGGGCGGAGTGTCGCAG GGCTGGATCTGTGTGCTCCATGGAGTCGTTCCCTACGCTGAGCCGGGCGTCGAGCAGGAACCTGGAGAGGGACTGGGAGAACGCCTCCATAGCCTCGTCCATCACTTCTACAGAGTACAACG gTCCTAAACTCTTCAAGGAGCCGAGCTCCAAGTCCAACAAGCCAATCATCATCAACGCCATCGCTCACTGCTGCCTGGCTGGGAAGGTTAATGAGACCCAGAAGAATGTTATTCTGGAG GAGCTGGAAAAGTGCGAGTCCAATCACCTGATCATCCTCTTCCGCGACGGCGGGTGCCAGTTCCGCGGCATCTACTCGTACTCGCCGGACACGGAGGAAATCGTCAAGTTCACGGGCACGGGGCCGCGCTGCATCGGCCGCAAGATGATCGACAAGCTCTACAAATACAGCTCGGACCGCAAGCAGTTCAACGCCATCCCCGCCAAGTCGGTGTCGGTCAGCGTGGACGCCCTGACCATCCACAACCAACTGTGGCACGTCAAGAGGCCGGGGAGTGCACGGAGGAAGTGA
- the camsap1a gene encoding calmodulin-regulated spectrin-associated protein 1a isoform X9, giving the protein MEVEVSAGRDSTRRRAAPPPAAAAADDAGGGSMEAQVVPLELYDSARAKIEANLRWLFAKAYGTDHIPTDLHNPFYTDQYDQEHIKPPIIRLLLSGELYCRVCGLILHAEQAASLQSHQSVIQALSRKGLYVLETDDTPVSDLDLSSTPFKMSSHVHLIDALMMAYIVEMISIEKVVSSVKRFSNFSASKDLPFDLEDAMVFWINKVNIKMREIVEKELKMKQHLLESPSHQKPDILHELASCSWEPMEFFNMVRYRRDHLSGRALQHFPLLDDLLKDVCDGTALLAVIHFYCPELIRLEDICLKDVPSIADSMYNIQLLQEFSHEYLNKCFYLKPEDLLYSPRVLKNNIMVFIAELFWWFEIVKPDFVQPRDLHEIRDVRLLLQPKTSRSHVPISNVTKRSFLPSSNSADFLTTGPSPDLSNKPGSLSPSHPLLPLRQRQQKVAESTSVLRNRSNSLTRDGQHHGSILAWPERRQRPLSQQLPYALHCPLEDDADSISLARSISKDSLASNILSSTPKHMLGPQLPQQRLSGQSLLSHMRIEDEEEEIEEEELVAVIHPSVFSRCRLGSDMEQDELEIPSATSASGVSSSRCSPRLDVGPFPADHPADSYYLEPLMPSIPKPAKEKSISLNKEEESGESRCKGTAAARRAAVNAPSTSQRKAQASGSNRGSFTPIPVAESVTSSTRPPTEGSAGMRQSERKQPSGFFLHSSGDADCHAPPCTALDAGHDSDSDIADLEEDDEEDDLMELTKELARRGKGEFSEEGEVCEFGEGESAKLREDLKVSERDDKESGSGRSSPCLSTASWASSCSATCSTSVKMTSFAERKLLKLGLRDGFSSTSSSQKTTPDGSEVTPGSPWQMRSDSAPGWLGKEPISVLGKSLAASPPVVPSELLQLHMRLEEQRRAIEYQKKKMEALSARQRLKLGKAAFLNIVKKGGGKSDTLPLPLKHSQQSLELTDRSKLKTLSCRDDSCLDALKVQATAGQAEVGQMSRYNKLSQDNVAEPDLNECSHSIDLLNEAISSIQQQMMQLSFQQDLLMKRAVSSPEPPVKHAVSPPEPPLKRAASPEEHVESSSSPTPDTTAESTSSTSDPRAFAVHFVDISGSNVAPARRPPKLSSSQRTKTSEPRQSKENSKGASIKSCTQSPEGRGERSVAESSRPERNLQRNSTFRVRDEPDQRSAGEGTGCASDGALMSPSRAAEHEENTAADSGQDAVGGDENARVKGQLIEVDLSELKDPLADGSLEVPDCTAEGEQKSVIGFFFKDEEKAEDEMAKRRAAFLLRQQRKAEEARLRKQHHEVESELKRDETRRKAEEDRVRKEEEKARREIIKQEYLQRKQEALMEEQGLVKPRPRTKSRRSRPKSLHRAESNSLSKGSTTPELSCSHRGSTLSLATEADSVISGGAECRRAGSVCSMESFPTLSRASSRNLERDWENASIASSITSTEYNGPKLFKEPSSKSNKPIIINAIAHCCLAGKVNETQKNVILEELEKCESNHLIILFRDGGCQFRGIYSYSPDTEEIVKFTGTGPRCIGRKMIDKLYKYSSDRKQFNAIPAKSVSVSVDALTIHNQLWHVKRPGSARRK; this is encoded by the exons atggaggtggaggtgagtgCTGGCAGGGACAGCACCCGGAGGAGAGCAGCACCAccaccggcagcagcagcagcagatgatgCGGGTGGAGGAAGCATGGAGGCTCAGGTCGTACCGCTGGAGCTCTACGACTCTGCCAGGGCCAAAATTGAGGCAAACCTCCGCTGGTTGTTCGCCAAAGCGTACGGTACAG ATCACATCCCCACGGACCTGCACAACCCCTTCTACACAGACCAGTACGACCAGGAGCACATCAAGCCCCCCATCATCCGCCTGCTGCTGTCTGGAGAGCTCTACTGCCGGGTGTGTGGGCTCATCCTGCACGCTGAGCAGGCCGCCTCCCTCCAAAGCCACCAGTCTGTCATCCAGGCCCTGTCCAGGAAAGGCCTCTACGTCCTGGAGACAGACGACACGCCCGTCTCCGATCTGGACCTCAGCTCGACTCCCTTCAAGATG AGCTCCCACGTCCACCTCATTGATGCCCTGATGATGGCCTATATAGTGGAGATGATCAGCATAGAGAAGGTGGTGTCCAGTGTCAAGCGTTTTTCCAACTTCAGTGCCTCCAAGGACTTGCCTTTCGACCTGGAAGACGCAATGGTCTTCTGGATCAACAAG GTGAACATAAAGATGAGGGAGATCGTGGAAAAAGAGCTGAAGATGAAGCAGCATTTGCTGGAGTCCCCCAGCCACCAGAAG CCTGATATATTGCATGAACTGGCTAGCTGCTCATGGGAGCCTATGGAATTCTTTAACATG GTACGTTACCGCAGAGATCACCTGTCCGGTCGGGCACTTCAGCACTTCCCTCTGCTGGACGACCTGCTGAAGGACGTGTGTGACGGCACGGCTCTGCTGGCTGTGATACACTTCTATTGCCCAGAACTCATTCGACTGGAAG ATATCTGTCTGAAGGATGTGCCCTCCATAGCAGACAGTATGTACAACATCCAGCTACTACAAGAGTTTTCTCATGAATACCTGAACAAATGCTTCTATCTGAAGCCCGAGGACCTGCTGTACTCTCCGAGAGTACTAAAG AATAACATCATGGTCTTCATTGCTGAGCTCTTCTGGTGGTTTGAGATCGTGAAGCCGGACTTTGTGCAGCCCAGGGACCTCCATGAAATCAGAGATG TGAGATTGCTGCTACAGCCCAAGACTTCAAGATCTCACGTCCCCATCTCCAACGTCACCAAACGTAGTTTCCTGCCATCATCAAACTCTGCTGACTTCTTGACCACGGGCCCGAGTCCCGACCTCAG CAATAAACCAGGCTCCCTAAGCCCATCTCACCCGTTACTGCCGctgagacagagacagcagAAGGTGGCCGAGAGCACCTCAG TGCTGAGGAATAGGTCCAACTCCCTCACTCGTGATGGCCAGCACCATGGCTCTATACTGGCCTGGccagagaggaggcagag GCCTTTATCCCAACAGTTGCCCTACGCTTTGCATTGTCCCCTGGAGGACGACGCAGACAGTATCAGCCTCGCACGCTCCATCAGCAAAGACAGCCTGGCCTCCAATATACTGAGCAGTACCCCCAAACACATGCTGGGTCCTCAACTGCCTCAACAACGGCTAAGTGGTCAAAGCCTGCTGAGTCACATGCGCAtcgaggacgaggaagaggaaataGAAGAGGAGGAACTCGTTGCTGTAATCCACCCATCTGTGTTTTCTCGATGTCGACTCGGGAGTGACATGGAGCAGGATGAGCTGGAGATCCCAAGTGCGACATCCGCCTCCGGGGTTTCCAGTAGTCGTTGCTCTCCCCGCCTCGACGTCGGCCCCTTTCCTGCCGACCACCCGGCAGATAGCTACTATCTGGAACCCCTGATGCCTTCCATCCCTAAGCCGGCCAAAGAGAAGAGCATCAGCCTgaacaaggaggaggagagtggcgAGAGTCGCTGTAAAGGGACCGCAGCTGCTAGGAGAGCCGCCGTTAATGCCCCGAGCACCTCACAGAGGAAAGCCCAGGCGTCTGGGTCAAACAGAGGCAGCTTTACCCCCATACCTGTGGCGGAATCAGTCACCAGCTCCACCAGGCCACCCACGGAGGGGTCGGCAGGGATGCGTCAGTCCGAGAGGAAGCAGCCGTCGGGCTTTTTCCTCCATTCGTCGGGAGATGCCGACTGCCACGCTCCTCCCTGCACTGCGCTGGATGCAGGGCACGACTCTGACTCCGACATCGCAGACCtcgaggaggacgacgaggaggacgacCTAATGGAGCTGACCAAAGAACTCGCgaggaggggaaagggagagttctcagaggagggagaggtgtgTGAATTTGGAGAGGGCGAGTCGGCCAAACTGAGGGAAGACTTGAAGGTAAGCGAGCGAGACGACAAGGAAAGCGGCAGCGGGCGCTCAAGCCCGTGCCTCAGCACCGCATCGTgggcgagcagctgcagcgccACGTGCAGCACCAGCGTCAAGATGACCAGCTTCGCCGAGAGGAAGCTCCTTAAACTGGGCCTGCGGGACGGATTCTCCAGCACCAGCAGTTCCCAGAAGACCACACCAGACGGGTCTGAGGTGACCCCCGGCTCCCCCTGGCAGATGAGGAGCGACAGCGCCCCCGGCTGGCTAGGAAAGGAGCCTATTTCGGTCTTGGGAAAGAGTTTGGCGGCGAGTCCCCCAGTTGTGCCttcagagctgctgcagcttcacatgCGGCTCGAGGAGCAAAGACGAGCCATCGAgtatcagaagaagaagatggaggccCTCTCGGCGCGGCAGCGGCTGAAGCTGGGGAAAGCTGCCTTCTTGAACATCgtgaagaagggtggagggaagAGCGACACACTTCCCCTGCCTCTGAAACACTCACAGCAATCCTTAGAGCTCACCGACAGGAGTAAACTAAAGACCCTGTCATGTAGGGACGACTCCTGTCTCGATGCTCTGAAGGTGCAGGCGACGGCGGGTCAAGCTGAGGTGGGACAGATGAGCAGGTACAACAAGCTGTCCCAGGATAACGTGGCGGAACCGGACTTGAATGAGTGTTCCCACTCCATAGATCTTCTCAATGAAGCTATTAGTTCCATCCAGCAGCAGATGATGCAGCTGTCCTTCCAGCAAGACCTGCTGATGAAGCGCGCCGTGTCGTCTCCGGAACCGCCCGTGAAGCACGCGGTGTCGCCTCCGGAGCCGCCGCTGAAGCGCGCAGCGTCACCTGAAGAACACGTGGAATCCAGCTCCAGCCCGACCCCCGACACGACAGCAGAATCAACATCCTCTACCTCAGACCCCAGAGCTTTTGCGGTTCACTTTGTGGATATTAGCGGCAGCAACGTCGCCCCGGCCCGACGCCCACCCAAGCTCAGCTCCAGCCAACGCACCAAGACCTCGGAGCCGAGACAAAGCAAAGAGAACAGCAAGGGGGCTTCTATCAAGTCGTGCACTCAATCCCCGgagggcagaggagagaggagtgtcGCTGAGAGCTCCAGACCGGAGAGAAACCTTCAGAGAAACAGCACCTTCAGAGTCCGCGATGAGCCCGACCAACGCAGCGCTGGAGAGGGGACTGGCTGCGCCTCGGACGGCGCATTGATGTCTCCCTCGCGGGCCGCGGAACACGAGGAGAACACGGCCGCCGACTCGGGGCAAGATGCCGTGGGTGGAGATGAGAATGCAAGGGTCAAGGGTCAGCTGATCGAGGTGGACCTGTCGGAGCTCAAGGATCCTCTGGCGGACGGCAGCCTGGAGGTTCCAGACTGCACGGCAGAGGGCGAGCAGAAGAGTGTGATAGGTTTCTTCTTTAAG GATGAGGAGAAAGCAGAGGATGAAATGGCAAAACGTCGTGCTGCCTTCCTCCTCAGGCAGCAACGCAAAGCTGAAGAGGCGAGACTACGCAAACAGCATCACGAAGTCGAGAGTGAGCTCAAACGTGACGAGACCAG GCGCAAGGCAGAAGAGGACCGTGTTcgcaaggaggaggagaaggcgagGCGAGAGATAATTAAGCAGGAATACCTGCAGAGGAAGCAAGAAGCCTTGATGGAGGAGCAAGGTCTCGTCAAGCCCCGCCCACGCACTAAATCACGCCGGAGCAGACCGAAATCCCTCCACCGCGCCGAGTCCAACAGCCTCTCCAAAGGATCCACCACAC CAGAGCTGAGCTGCAGCCATCGAGGATCAACGCTCTCCTTGGCGACTGAGGCCGACAGCGTCATCTCTGGAGGGGCGGAGTGTCGCAG GGCTGGATCTGTGTGCTCCATGGAGTCGTTCCCTACGCTGAGCCGGGCGTCGAGCAGGAACCTGGAGAGGGACTGGGAGAACGCCTCCATAGCCTCGTCCATCACTTCTACAGAGTACAACG gTCCTAAACTCTTCAAGGAGCCGAGCTCCAAGTCCAACAAGCCAATCATCATCAACGCCATCGCTCACTGCTGCCTGGCTGGGAAGGTTAATGAGACCCAGAAGAATGTTATTCTGGAG GAGCTGGAAAAGTGCGAGTCCAATCACCTGATCATCCTCTTCCGCGACGGCGGGTGCCAGTTCCGCGGCATCTACTCGTACTCGCCGGACACGGAGGAAATCGTCAAGTTCACGGGCACGGGGCCGCGCTGCATCGGCCGCAAGATGATCGACAAGCTCTACAAATACAGCTCGGACCGCAAGCAGTTCAACGCCATCCCCGCCAAGTCGGTGTCGGTCAGCGTGGACGCCCTGACCATCCACAACCAACTGTGGCACGTCAAGAGGCCGGGGAGTGCACGGAGGAAGTGA